One genomic segment of Methylocystis sp. SC2 includes these proteins:
- a CDS encoding antibiotic biosynthesis monooxygenase — MFVAMNRFKIVKGKEQAFEDVWRSRQSRLKERPGFIVFHLLKGPEREDHVLYASHALWETRQHFIDWTHSEHFREAHKNAGQNRDLYLGGPEFEGFDAILTESNPNYAPTAAE; from the coding sequence ATGTTTGTCGCGATGAACCGCTTCAAAATCGTCAAGGGCAAGGAACAGGCCTTCGAGGACGTCTGGCGGTCGCGTCAGTCGCGGCTTAAGGAAAGGCCCGGCTTCATCGTCTTCCATCTGCTCAAGGGGCCCGAGCGGGAGGACCACGTTCTCTATGCGTCGCATGCGCTGTGGGAAACTCGGCAGCACTTCATCGATTGGACGCATTCCGAACATTTCCGCGAGGCTCACAAAAACGCTGGCCAGAACCGCGATCTCTATCTGGGCGGTCCCGAATTCGAAGGCTTCGACGCGATTCTCACCGAATCCAATCCAAACTATGCGCCGACCGCCGCAGAATAG